One Keratinibaculum paraultunense genomic window carries:
- a CDS encoding DUF969 domain-containing protein: MEWIKLIGVFIVILGFALKLDSILIILVASIVTALVGNMGITGLLETFGTSFVANRSMAIFILIMLVTGTLERNGLRNAASDLISKVKGASPGKIIGIYGIMRGIFAAFNVGFGGVAGFIRPIILPMAIGAVESKGEKIHEDHLEEIKGMASGMENVAWFFCQVLFIGGAGGLLVQSTLASLGYNVELIELAKVEIPVSIFALAVTIIYYYLKDKKLMKKYYGASLREGK; encoded by the coding sequence GTGGAGTGGATTAAATTAATAGGAGTTTTTATAGTAATTCTTGGCTTTGCGTTAAAGCTAGATTCAATTTTAATTATATTAGTAGCCTCTATAGTAACAGCTCTTGTAGGGAATATGGGAATTACAGGTTTGTTAGAAACATTTGGTACTTCCTTTGTTGCCAATAGAAGTATGGCAATATTTATATTGATTATGCTTGTGACTGGTACATTAGAAAGAAATGGATTAAGAAATGCCGCATCAGATTTAATATCAAAAGTAAAGGGAGCTTCACCAGGAAAAATCATAGGAATTTATGGAATAATGAGAGGTATATTTGCAGCATTTAATGTAGGTTTTGGTGGTGTTGCAGGATTTATAAGACCGATAATATTACCAATGGCAATAGGTGCTGTTGAATCTAAAGGAGAAAAAATTCATGAAGATCATTTAGAGGAAATTAAAGGAATGGCATCGGGTATGGAAAATGTAGCTTGGTTCTTTTGTCAAGTCTTATTTATAGGTGGTGCAGGAGGACTATTAGTTCAATCAACATTGGCATCCCTTGGATATAATGTAGAATTAATAGAATTAGCAAAGGTAGAGATACCAGTTTCAATTTTTGCGTTGGCTGTAACTATAATATATTACTATTTGAAGGATAAGAAATTGATGAAAAAATATTATGGGGCATCATTAAGGGAGGGGAAATAA
- a CDS encoding DUF979 domain-containing protein has protein sequence MSFFTDPEVLLGTKLLEIVYILIGLVSFNTGIKNALDEKNPSRLGTAIFWCSLGIVLAFGRWIPPIINGILIIVMTIPAILNKVKSGEQDEPTEKEMAQAYNEIGMKIFIPALAMGVSAIIFAIFTDLGALVGVSFGVLIAMVILRIYSERNSLKVFLDDSERFLSLVGPLSMLPMLLASLGAIFTEAGVGEVIAQIVGNIIPEGNVNIGIVVYALGMMLFTMIMGNAFAAITVMTVGIGGPFVLKYGANPALVGMLALTCGYCGTLLTPMAANFNIVPVAILDMEDEMGVIKNQVIPSLFLIVFQIAYMIMFK, from the coding sequence ATGAGTTTTTTTACAGATCCTGAGGTTTTATTAGGAACAAAATTACTTGAAATAGTTTATATTTTAATAGGACTAGTAAGTTTTAATACTGGTATTAAAAATGCATTGGATGAAAAAAATCCATCAAGATTAGGTACTGCAATATTTTGGTGTTCACTTGGAATTGTATTAGCTTTTGGAAGATGGATACCTCCAATAATTAATGGAATTTTAATAATAGTAATGACAATACCTGCTATTTTAAATAAAGTTAAGTCAGGAGAGCAGGATGAACCTACTGAAAAAGAAATGGCTCAAGCCTATAATGAAATAGGTATGAAGATATTTATACCAGCATTGGCAATGGGTGTTTCAGCAATTATTTTTGCTATATTTACAGATTTAGGAGCATTAGTAGGAGTAAGTTTTGGAGTACTTATTGCAATGGTGATTCTTAGAATTTATTCAGAAAGGAATAGTTTAAAAGTATTTTTAGATGATTCAGAAAGATTCCTTTCTTTAGTTGGTCCTCTTAGTATGCTTCCTATGCTACTTGCTAGTTTAGGAGCAATATTTACAGAGGCTGGAGTTGGAGAAGTAATAGCTCAGATAGTTGGAAATATAATTCCAGAAGGTAATGTAAATATAGGCATTGTTGTATATGCTCTTGGGATGATGTTATTTACTATGATTATGGGAAATGCATTTGCAGCAATAACTGTAATGACTGTAGGAATAGGAGGTCCATTTGTACTTAAATATGGGGCAAATCCTGCATTAGTAGGTATGTTAGCATTAACATGTGGTTATTGTGGTACTCTTCTTACACCAATGGCAGCAAATTTCAATATAGTACCAGTTGCAATATTAGATATGGAAGATGAAATGGGAGTAATTAAAAATCAAGTGATACCATCTTTATTTTTAATAGTATTTCAAATAGCATATATGATTATGTTTAAATAG
- a CDS encoding AI-2E family transporter — MKFKLDKKYVKIGTHVIIFGVILLILLFTIINIQDVANFVGKILGTFFSLISPLIIGLILAYLLDPLVELLDKKLWSKRKKKSNRRLAATAISFTIIIALLIGMGYSISLSLKNGEGFKLSHNLIKGMEEFIDNFTNIPNKLKFKLYTSKTESQKDKIIDNIISITTSIVQKAGNEIIESIAKIGGYIINIFVGIIISFYLLMDKYTMLEWWNKFIYAIFPISFTKKLKNLWENTDFVISGYIRGQLIDALIMGTLISITLLILNIDYAVIIGIISGFSNLIPMVGATVATIIAILVALASDTPIKALYALITLLILQQIDGNIIVPKVVGKNVNLHPLLVMLSLFMFGSLFGILGMIVAVPITALIKHFVVQFINRRLEEKNI, encoded by the coding sequence ATGAAATTTAAACTAGATAAAAAATATGTAAAAATAGGAACCCATGTAATAATATTTGGAGTTATCCTATTAATATTACTATTTACTATTATAAATATACAAGATGTAGCTAACTTTGTAGGGAAAATATTAGGCACATTTTTTTCTTTAATTTCACCTCTTATTATTGGGCTTATATTGGCTTATCTACTGGATCCATTGGTGGAATTATTAGATAAAAAATTATGGTCTAAAAGAAAAAAGAAGAGCAATAGAAGATTAGCTGCAACTGCAATATCTTTTACGATAATTATTGCGTTATTAATAGGTATGGGATATTCTATATCATTAAGCTTAAAAAATGGAGAAGGATTTAAGCTTAGTCATAATCTTATAAAAGGAATGGAAGAATTTATAGATAATTTTACTAATATACCTAATAAATTAAAATTTAAATTATATACCTCAAAAACCGAAAGTCAAAAGGATAAAATAATAGATAATATAATCTCCATTACAACTTCAATCGTCCAAAAAGCAGGAAATGAAATAATTGAATCCATTGCTAAAATAGGTGGATATATAATCAATATATTTGTAGGAATTATAATTAGCTTTTATTTGTTAATGGATAAATATACTATGCTAGAATGGTGGAATAAGTTTATATATGCTATTTTCCCTATATCTTTTACAAAAAAACTTAAAAATTTATGGGAAAATACTGATTTTGTCATATCAGGCTATATCCGTGGTCAGTTGATAGATGCTTTGATTATGGGAACTCTAATAAGTATTACATTGTTAATCTTAAATATAGATTATGCAGTAATTATAGGGATAATATCTGGTTTTTCAAATCTCATTCCCATGGTTGGTGCCACAGTAGCCACTATAATAGCTATTTTAGTTGCATTGGCAAGTGATACTCCCATAAAAGCATTATATGCTCTTATAACATTATTAATACTACAACAAATTGATGGCAATATCATAGTTCCTAAAGTGGTAGGTAAAAATGTAAACTTACATCCGCTGCTTGTTATGCTATCATTGTTTATGTTTGGATCCTTATTTGGAATATTAGGTATGATTGTTGCTGTTCCTATTACTGCATTAATTAAACATTTTGTTGTTCAATTTATAAATCGTAGATTAGAAGAGAAGAATATTTAA